A segment of the Defluviitalea raffinosedens genome:
CAGAGAATCACAACTGCAGTAATGGTATTATAGGATACATAGACAATAGAAGAAGTGATCCAATTCCTCGTAAGAGCATGAAATACCGACACTACAGGAGAAGAAAATACTGCTGCTTCTCTAAATAAAACTATGTATAACCCTAAAAGAATACCTCCTATTAAAAGTAACGGTGCTAAAATCGTATTAATGACGATAACCCCTTCAACATCATATAAAAAGACAATAAGGCATAAGCCTGCCATGATTAAGATTCCTATTTGCACAGGAATTTGAAACTGTTGTCTAAGGAGTGCCCCCGTTCCTGCAAGCATTGCACAAAAAGTAGTAAACATAAACAAAGAAACGACCCACTCCATGATATTGCCTAAAAACTCTCCCATAATAGGGTAAATGAATCCTCGGTAATCCTTAATTTTTTGAACATAGACCATTTCAAGGACAGCCCATCCTATAAGAGCAAATAAAATTCCTGATAAAATCACTCCATAAATGCCCTCAATACCATAGGAAGTAAAAAACTGCATAATCTCCTGCCCTGAGGCAAAACCTGCGCCTAAAACAGTTCCAGTATATACACTGGCTATTTTTATTACATTAGATCTTTTATTTTTCACAAAAAATCCCCCATATATCTGTTTGTACAAATATATGAGGGATGTTCCCATTTCATTCAAAAACTATGTATGAACTTTTACAGTCTTCTATTAATGGCTGATGCTTTTATATAATTCCATATATTTTTTAGCAGAGTCTTCCCAGGAATAATCTGAATTCATAGCATTTTTAACCAAAAGCTCCCACTTGTCTTTATTATAATATACATTTAAAGCTCTTATGATTTCCCATAACATTGCATCAGAATTATAATCATTGAAAACAAAACCATTACCCTCACAAGTTTCTTCGTTAAACGATTGAATGGTATCTGCCAGCCCTCCAGTCTTTCGAACTATAGGAATGGTTCCATATCTAAGACTAATAAGTTGTCCTAAACCGCAGGGTTCGAATAAAGAAGGCATCAAAAACAAATCACTGCCTCCATAGATTTTTTGTGCCAAATCCACATTAAACAAGATATTGGCGCTTACCTTCTCGGGGAAAGTATCTTGCATGTATTTAAACATTTCTTCATATTGGTGTTGCCCTGTGCCTAAAACCACAAATTGAATATCTTCCTGCATCAGATCGTGCATTTTTTCTGCAATTAAGTCTAATCCTTTCTGGTCTACCAAACGGGAAATAAGGCCGATCATAGGAACATCTCTTTGAGGAAGGCCCAGATCTTTTTGAAGCCTATACTTATTTTCCTTTTTTAAATGCAAGCTTTCCTTAGAATAGGGGATATAGAGAGCCTTGTCAGTTTCGGGATTAAAAGCCTCATAATCAATTCCATTTACAATGCCGTAAAGTACACTGCTTCTTTTTTGAAGGACGCCATCCAGTCCATAACCGTATTGACTGGTTTTGATCTCTTCTGCATATGTTTTGCTTACGGTATTGATGGCATCAGAATAAACTAAACCAGCTTTCATATAACTTACATTCCCGTAGAACTCTACCCCCTCTGAATGGAAACACCAATCTGAAACACCCAGCAAATCCAGCGTTTCTCTTCCAAAGATCCCCTGATACTGTATATTATGAATGGTATAGAGTGTTGAAATGGATCTATAATAAAGATCTTCATGGTATCTTTCTTTTAAAAGCAAGCAAATAGGGCCTGTCTGCCAATCATTGCAGTGAATAATATCCGGTTTAAATCCGATTCTTGGCAGCATGTCCAAAACCGCTTTACAAAAAAAAGCAAATCTTTCGTGATCGTCATTATAACCGTATAAACCATCCCTATCAAAATAATTGTCATTTCCTATAAAATAAACAGGCACTGAAGAATCATATTCATAAATATGGGCAAACTGCTTTCTCCACTCCAAATAAACGGGAAATTCCGCAACAATCTCACTGTCATTTAAATACTGCTGAAGTACACATTTATATTTTGGTATGGCTACTCTTACATCGGCACCTAATTTTTTTAAAGCATAGGGAAGGGCTCCTGCTACATCTCCAAGTCCTCCGGTCTTAGCAAAGGGTATTGCTTCCGAAGAAACGAACAGTATTTTTAGATCATTTTGACTCATTTCAATCATCCCCCCACGTAATACTTTTTTTACTATTATATCATATTGCCATTATTCTGGATAGAAAAAAAGACGACAGAATCGTCAAAAAATTAACAAATATGTTTAAAAAAAGATCAAAAAATATATGTACTGACTTCTTAGAAAAAAATATTCAGTAAGTATAGAAGTATCATCCCCGGTATTCCAAGTACAGCAATAACAAATATGGTTGCCCAATTAATCCCTACATACCATCCAAAAGGAGATAGCAAGAAATTAAAAACCAGTAGTCCTAAAACTCCTCCTATACCCTGGATCAGGGTTCTTAGCAAGATCTTCAAAGGTTTCGTGAAAACCATAAAGGTAAGAATCACCAAACCTGCTATGATTAAAAATATTAACAGATCATCACTTGTCACTTAAATCCTCCTTGCTTTGACATGATTCCCTATAAAGCTTATAAAGATCTTCTAACTTTTAACTGCCACGTTCTCTTTTTCTTTCATCTTATTGAGATAGTATTTATATCTCGTCTGGAGTGCTTTCATTTCGTAGATACAGCTGTCGATCAAATCTTTTTCCGTCGTATTTTCGAAAGCATTGAATACCAGGTCTATTTGCCTTTTGGTTTTTAGCAGCTCTTCTTTAAGCTCGTCTTCTTCTGTAATATGGCATGTCTGTCTTGTCTTAAATTTGAATGGAAAAAAACCTTTTTTGGATATTTCAATAATCGAATTCAAACTATTTGCCCCCTTAAGATTTTCTTTACTTATTATAAGTATAGTCTGATATATTGGGGTTTATTCATAGCTTGGCATATAAAAAAGCACCTATTTATATAAATAGGTGCTTTTTTGATACAGTATAAGCAATTATTCTGTTTTTGCCATTGCTTGATAAGCTTCAAATCTTTCTTTTGCATCTTTTTCTGCCTGATCAAACAATTTTTCAGCAAGTTCTGGGAATGTTCTGGTAAGAGATGAGTATCTTACTTCTCCCAGGATGTATTCTTTGTAATCTGCTGTTGGTGCTTTAGAATCTAAGATAAATGGATTCTTGCCTTCTTCTTTAAGCAATGGGTTGTATCTGTATAAATGCCAGTATCCAGCTTCTACAGCTTTCTTGCTTTCTAATTGAGCACAGCCCATTCCGCCTTTGATACCATGGTTAATACATGGTGCATAAGCGATGATTAATGATGGTCCTGGATAGCTTTCCGCTTCTTTTAATGCTTTGATCAGTTGATTTTGGTTTGCACCCATAGCTACTTGAGCTACGTATACATATCCATAGGACATCATCATTCTTCCAAGATCTTTCTTTCTGATTGGTTTACCGGAAGCTGCGAATTTAGCTACGGAACCTGTTGGAGTAGCTTTGGAAGATTGTCCGCCGGTGTTGGAGTAAACTTCTGTATCGAATACAAGAACGTTTACATCTTCTCCGGAAGCAAGTACATGGTCTAAGCCGCCGAATCCGATATCATAAGCCCATCCGTCTCCTCCGAAGATCCATTGAGATTTCTTAACAAGGAATTCTTTCTTTTCAAGCATTTCTTCAAAGATTTCTTTTGCTCTTGCGTTGTCTCCAGCATATGCTTCCAACAGTGGTACCAATGTTGCTGTTGCTTTCTTAGAAGCATCTCCATTAAGCATATTGTCTACCCAATCTTTAAGAGCAGCTTTGATCTCTTCAGGAATATCTAAATCTATTGCTTCTACTGCAATATCTTTTAATCTTTCTCTGATTTGTTTTACAGCGATATACATACCGAATCCATATTCTGCATTGTCTTCGAATAAGGAGTTTGCCCAAGCTGGTCCATGTCCTTTTTCATTGGTTGTGTATGGGGTGGATGGTGCACTGCCAGCCCAAATGGAAGAACATCCTGTAGCGTTGGCAATGTACATTCTGTCTCCGAATAATTGAGTTACAAGTTTAGCATATGGAGTTTCTCCACATCCTGCACAAGCACCGGAGAACTCAAGCAATGGTTGTTCGAATTGGCTTCCTTTTACGGTGTCAACAGCCAATGGGTTTTCTTTCTTAGAAAGAGTCATTGCATATTCCCAATTTTCGATTTCTTTGGTTTGTGTTTCTAAAGGCTTCATAACTAATGCTTTATTCTTAGCTGGACATACTTGTGCACAGTTTCCGCATCCAGTACAGTCTAAAGTGGATACTTGAATCTTGTACGCGTAGTTTTCTAAACCTTTACCAATTGCTTTCTTTGTAACGAATCCTTCAGGCGCATTCTTTACTTCTTCTTCATTGAGTAAGAATGGACGAATTGCAGCATGAGGACATACATAAGAACATTGGTTACATTGGATACAATTTTCTACTTGCCATTCTGGTACATCTACTGCAATACCTCTCTTTTCGTATTTGGCAGTACCTTGTGGGAATGTACCGTCTTCTCTTCCTACGAAAGCACTAACAGGAAGGTTGTTTCCTTCTTGTCTGTTCATTGGTTCAAGGATATTCTTAATGAATTCAGGTACATCTTTGGTTGCAGCTGCTTCTTCATCTGCACTAGCTTGTGCCCAATGAGCAGGTACTTTAACTTCTTTAACTTTTTCGATTCCCTGATCAACAGCAGCAAAGTTCATGTTTACGATGTTTTCACCTTTTTTGCCATAGGAAGCTACAATAGCATCTTTCATGAATTTAACAGCATCTTCAATTGGAATAATGTTGGCAAGTTTAAAGAAAGCTGCTTGTAAAACTGTATTAACACGGTTTCCAAGACCGATTTCTTTAGCAATGGTAACCCCGTCAATGGTGTATAATTTAATATTTCTTTCTGCAATAATCTTTTTCATTTTTGCAGGAAGTTTTTGTTCTAACTCTTCAAGATCCCATCCGCAGTTTAATAAGAATGTTCCGCCTTCTTTTAAGTCGGATACCATATCGTATTTATCTACATAGGATGGGTTATGGCAAGCAACAAAGTTTGCTTTTTTGATTAAGTATGTAGATCTGATTGGCTCTTTTCCGAAACGAAGGTGAGAAATAGTAACCCCACCGGATTTCTTGGAGTCATATTCAAAGTATGCTTGTGCATACATGTCTGTATGGTCTCCGATAATCTTGATAGAGTTTTTGTTTGCACCTACTGTTCCGTCGGAACCAAGTCCCCAGAACTTGCAGCTGATTGTATCTTTTCCTGTTACGTCTAATTCTTCTCCTGTTGGAAGAGATTTGAATGTAACGTCATCTACGATACCGATTGTAAAGTGGTTCTTTGGTTCGTCTGCTTTAAGGTTTTCAAATACTGCTACAATTTGTGCAGGTGTTGTATCCTTAGAACCTAATCCATAACGTCCGCCAACGATCACTGGACGATCCGCTTTATCAACGAAAGCAGAGCATACATCAAGGTATAATGGTTCTCCAATAGCACCTGGTTCTTTTGTTCTATCTAATACAGCAATCTTCTTAACAGTTGCTGGTATTTGTTTTAAGAAATGTTCAATGGAGAATGGTCTATAAAGACGTACTTTTACAAGACCTACTTTTTCTCCTTTGCTGTTTAAGTAGTCTACTGTTTCTTCGATCGCATCCACTGCAGATCCCATAGCAACAATTACTCTGTCTGCATCTGGTGCTCCATAGTAGTTAAATAATCCATAATTTCTTCCTGTGATTTTGTTGATTTCATTCATGTATTCTTCAACGATAGCAGGTACTCTGTCATAGAACGGATTACATGCTTCTCTAGCCTGGAAGAAGATATCTGGGTTTTGAGCTGTACCACGAAGTACAGGATGTTCTGGATTTAAAGCATTCTTTCTGAATTGCTTTACAGCATCCATATCGATTAATTTCTTGTAATCTTCATAATCGATCACTTCAACTTTTTGAATTTCATGGGATGTTCTGAATCCATCAAAGAAATGCAGGAATGGCACTCTGGATTTAATAGCACTTAAGTGTGCCACAGAACCTAAGTCAATTACTTCTTGTACATTTGTAGATGCAAGAAGCGCAAATCCTGTTTGGCGGCATGCCATAACGTCGGAATGATCTCCAAAGATGGAAAGTGCATGGCTTGCTACCGCACGGGCACTTACATGGATTACTCCAGGAAGTAATTCCCCTGCTACTTTGTACATATTAGGAATCATGAGCAATAATCCCTGAGATGCTGTGAATGTAGTGGTCAACGCACCCGCTGCCAAAGAACCATGGAAAGTTCCTGCTGCTCCTGCTTCGGATTGCATTTCAACAACTTTTACTGTTTGTCCAAAAATATTCTTTTTGCCATTTGCAGCCCATTCATCCACATGTTCAGCCATGGTTGATGATGGTGTGATCGGATAGATACCAGCAACTTCTGTAAATGCATAAGCAACATGAGCCGCTGCGGTATTTCCATCCATTGTCTTCATTATTTTTGACATCTTATTTCCCCCTTACGATGAAAAAAATATTTTTACATACAATGGTATACAAAATATTGCATACTCTTATTATAGCACAGAATTAACATTAGTGAATAGTATTTTAATTTTTTTAGCCTAAAATGACGGAAAAAAACCGATAAACCCTTTCGGCTTATCGGTTTTGATTTAAGCTTTAAATCCTCTGTTGGCATTTTCCATTATAGATTCGTTTAAACTACCCTTTCCGTAGGTAAGTCCAGCATAAATCTGCTGTGCGTTCTCAATAACAGGACCTGCTACTTCTTCAGAAGCTACGGCCTCTTTCCAGCCTATTAAAAGGGTGTTTAAAAGTTTCTTCGCCTCTTCTAAGGGCTCTTCTTTTAAAGTAATATAGCTTTTAATGATCATTTTATTAATATATAGATATAGTCCCATTAAATCCAATGAGATACTATAGGATAAATCTAAGGATTCCATTAATTCTCTTAATAATTTCTGAGCCTTATCAATAGTCCTTTTGAATTTTTTCTCATCTTTTACCGCAAGTTGTTTTTGCGCTTCTTCTAGGGTTTCTATTATTAGTTCATAGGTGATCACAATAAGCTGACCCGGTGTAGCATTCACAATCTGTGCGGTTCTGTTTTCAATCATAGATTATCCCCTTAGCCTTGAAGTAGTTGTAAAATCTGCTGTGGTCTTTGATTTGCCTGAGCAAGCATAGCCATTCCGGCTTGAGAGATCACATTCTTTTGAGTGTATTCAGACATTTCTTCTGCCATGTCCGCATCCTGGATTCTGGACAGGGACGCTGTCATGTTTTCTGCAGCTACATCCAGGTTGGCTACGGTATGTTCAAGGCGGTTTTGATATGCCCCCAGTTTAGAACGTACGGAAGAAATCATATTAATCGCTTCATCTACTACAGTGATTGCCTTTTGTGCTCCATCGGCAGTGGATAAGTTAATCTTGTCAATTCCCAGTGCCTGTGGAGATAAGTTCTGGATACGAATTTCCATGAATTGTCCTTCGTTGGCACCAATTTGTAAATCCAGCGGACCAGCATCCAGTACTTTTACATTCACAGACTGTCCTGCTGCTCCCTGTTTTGCTTCGAATTTCATCTCAAAGCCGTCAATATCCGTAACCGTAACAACATTCCCTTTTGTCGCAACCGTTGCTGTCGCTGAAAAACCACCTGTAGCCGGACTAATAGTAGCTACTGCATCTGCTCCAGATACCTTTTCAGTTTGAAGGCCTAAAGCTGCTAATAATTTACTATTTGTCGCATTAATATCGATTGAGTATTCTGCGCCATATTCTTTAGCTTCCAGTTTCAGGAACATTCCATCGCCAAACTTTGTGGCAGCCCCATAGGTTGGTGGATTAGTAGTATCATCATATGAAACATGGGCTGTGATATTAACCCCTACTGTTTCACATAAAGTTCTTAATTTATTAAATACTTCATCTGCTGTATCGCCCACTTCAATCTTTACTTCTTCCCCGTTAATATTAATTGTACCTGCATTTACAGCAGTAATAGGGAATGAACCAAAATTAACTGCTCCGTTAGTAGTCGCAATAGCTTTTGCAGCATCGTTTTGAATATTAAGTGTGTAAGTTCCTGGCTGTACTGTATCACTTAAAGATATAATAGTTGCCACAGTTTCATCATCCGGGAATGCTCTTCTGTCGATTTCACCATTTAATAATTTTCTTTCATTGAATTCGATATGATCAGAAATTCTTTGAATTTCATCCTGAAGTTGTTTTACTTCATCCTGAACGGCTTTTCTGTCAGTGGCATCATAGGTTCCATTGGATACCTGAACCGCCAGTTCTCTGATTCTTTGAAGCATAGCATGGACTTCGTTCAGTGCCCCTTCTGCAGTCTGAATAAGAGAAATACCGTCCATGGCATTTCTGTTGGCTTGCTTTAACCCTCTTACCTGGGTATCCATCTTTTGAGCAATAGCCAGCCCTGCCGCATCATCGGCAGCACGGTTGATTCTAAGACCGGAAGACAGTCTCTCCATGGTCTTGTCCATCACAGTATTTGTTTTGTTTAATTGATGAAGTGCTCTAAGAGCTGGTATATTATGATTAATTTTCAATGAGAACACCTACCTTTTATTTATTTTCTCTACATTAATTATCGACTTATTATTTAAATCCTTTAGCATTTTTTCTTCATTTGCTTTTTGCCTGTCCATACTGTCAATAAAAGAAACCATTTCAAAAGCTACTTTTAATAGTGCCGGCGGGATTTTTTTGTCTTCTTTTTTCTCCATAGCCCTCTCCTAAATAATGATTTCGAATCCTGAATCCAAATGTTTCTTTAAAGGTATAAGCAAAGGATTCTTCTCCATATTTTCATTTGGCTCATCTTCTTGTATTTGTCCTTTTACCACCTTGTAGCCAATTTCTTCGATGGATTTTCTTAAAAGGCTTTCATGGGATCTTAGATAATCGGTGATTTCTTTTGACTCACCGCTTATTTTAAAGTCGACATTCTTCTCATCCATGTGAATATACATGCGGATGGTACCTATGTGTTCTGTACCCATGGATATAAATGCACTGATGCCGTCTTTTTGTGATTGCTTCTCGTGCTTTCTGTCCTTCATGACATAGATATTCATATTGGTAATTTTATTATTGATGACAACAGGAATTTGGTAAAAACCCTCCTGTTTTTGAATCTGCTTTTGAATATCCATGATTTTTTCAATAGTGTTACCCGTCTTCCATGCATTCTGTTTTTGTTCTGAGGAGGAGTGAAGGAATTCTTCTTTGATTTCCTGTACTTTTTCTTTAACTTCATCCAAGACTTCTTCTACTTCTTTTTCATCCTTCATGTCATTTATGGCTTCTCTTATGATGGTATGAATGTCTTCTTCTCCTCTGGCTTCCCTGATAATATGGCTGAATTTTTCTAAGTGCTCTCCAAATTCAAAGGGATTTTCAAACATGGAAGATACTATTTGCAAGTTTTTAATGTTCATTGGAATTTGATTTTTCTCCATGAAAAATAGTGTGGCTTGTTTCACTTTTTTAAGGCTTTCTAAAGTATTCAGGAATTCCTTTACCTCTTCATCTTTAACAGATGAAGTAAGTGGTGTACTGTCTTCTAAGCTTTTTGGTTCAAATGATTTATGATTCAATGCTTCTTTTACATATTCTCTGTAAATTGATTCTATGTCTTCTTCTAAGAAATCAGGATGACTGCTTAACCACCCTTTTAATTGATCGGGCGATGCAAGCTTAGCAAAATCTTTGATAATTCTTTCAAGGTATTCAGTTTTCATGGTTTCGCTGGGGGCGCTTAAATCAAGATTTTGTCTTGCAATGCTGATCTCATGATCGATGGCTTTTAAATCCTGTATGTTTTGGTTCGTCACTGCTATATTATTTTGATTTAAAATTTTTGCATAACGCATATTTTCCCTGACAGGTTCCATACCTGCTTCTTTTAGCGCAAGCCTTATTGACTCTTCTTCATTTTCTGTCAAGCCGGCTTCCTGATTGATGGATGGATCATTGTTTATGGGTTCATCATTTTGATCGGAGATTAATTCTAAGATCTGTTCTCTGTACAAATCCTTAAGAATCTTAGGATTTATACCTTCTTGATTTTGACTGCTCATCTCCAGATTACCCAGGGCATGATAGATCTTTATAATGTTTTCTCTTTGCTGTGCTGTTAATGAATCGGCTTGATCGATTTGCCCTGTAAATTTATTCAGCGCTTCTTGTAATTCTGGCCCTAACAGGTCTTTTCTTAATCCTTCAGTTTCCTTTATATCATTAATGATTTCCTGTAAGGTTCTTATTCCTTCCTCAGAATTGAGTTGAGGGTTTTCCTGACCAGAGGAAATCTGCACAGCCATTTTTTCCAGCATTGTGATATTGTCCCTGGTCACTTCCATGTTGTTTTGTCTTAAAATTTTTGCATAAAGAATGTTTTCTCTTGTTGGCTTAAGGTTTGCTTCTTTTAGTGCAAGCTTTATTGGTTCTTCCTGGTTTGCATGATCTTTTGAATGGATTTCGATTTCTTGATTATTTTCTTTGTTGTTACCCTTTAGCGCCATTTCTTCGCTATCTGATAATTCTTCTGATATCTGGTCCTTATATAAATCCTCCAGGACTTTAGAGCTTAATAATTCCTGGTTTTTAGTGATTTCTTTTTCGCCAAAGGCTTTTTCCAGCTGAGCTTTAATGCTTTTTTCAGGGAAATTGAGCTCTTTTACAACTCCAAATGCATCATCGATAGACACATCCATATCTTGCCTTTTCCCTCCGGTTCTGGCAAGATATTTTGCCCCTTCCATAAGGTTATTTAGCGTAAAATTCATATTGTTTTTCATCAGCCAGCCTATGACTTTGCCATTGGTTTTTTCAATGGTATGAAGCATACGGTATATTGCGATCATACCTTCTCTTTCTTCCTCTGTCAGGACTTTTTCTTGGTCCAATTCCAATATGAACTCACTGAGTTTATCCCGGACATCAGAACCCAACAGCTCTTCAAAATGGTTGATGTACTCTATAACCTCATCTATGGGAATTTGATCCGGCCTAAAGCCCTCTTTGATCATCTCTGCTGCAATAGCAGGATGAAGGTTGGCCCCAACATAG
Coding sequences within it:
- the nifJ gene encoding pyruvate:ferredoxin (flavodoxin) oxidoreductase encodes the protein MSKIMKTMDGNTAAAHVAYAFTEVAGIYPITPSSTMAEHVDEWAANGKKNIFGQTVKVVEMQSEAGAAGTFHGSLAAGALTTTFTASQGLLLMIPNMYKVAGELLPGVIHVSARAVASHALSIFGDHSDVMACRQTGFALLASTNVQEVIDLGSVAHLSAIKSRVPFLHFFDGFRTSHEIQKVEVIDYEDYKKLIDMDAVKQFRKNALNPEHPVLRGTAQNPDIFFQAREACNPFYDRVPAIVEEYMNEINKITGRNYGLFNYYGAPDADRVIVAMGSAVDAIEETVDYLNSKGEKVGLVKVRLYRPFSIEHFLKQIPATVKKIAVLDRTKEPGAIGEPLYLDVCSAFVDKADRPVIVGGRYGLGSKDTTPAQIVAVFENLKADEPKNHFTIGIVDDVTFKSLPTGEELDVTGKDTISCKFWGLGSDGTVGANKNSIKIIGDHTDMYAQAYFEYDSKKSGGVTISHLRFGKEPIRSTYLIKKANFVACHNPSYVDKYDMVSDLKEGGTFLLNCGWDLEELEQKLPAKMKKIIAERNIKLYTIDGVTIAKEIGLGNRVNTVLQAAFFKLANIIPIEDAVKFMKDAIVASYGKKGENIVNMNFAAVDQGIEKVKEVKVPAHWAQASADEEAAATKDVPEFIKNILEPMNRQEGNNLPVSAFVGREDGTFPQGTAKYEKRGIAVDVPEWQVENCIQCNQCSYVCPHAAIRPFLLNEEEVKNAPEGFVTKKAIGKGLENYAYKIQVSTLDCTGCGNCAQVCPAKNKALVMKPLETQTKEIENWEYAMTLSKKENPLAVDTVKGSQFEQPLLEFSGACAGCGETPYAKLVTQLFGDRMYIANATGCSSIWAGSAPSTPYTTNEKGHGPAWANSLFEDNAEYGFGMYIAVKQIRERLKDIAVEAIDLDIPEEIKAALKDWVDNMLNGDASKKATATLVPLLEAYAGDNARAKEIFEEMLEKKEFLVKKSQWIFGGDGWAYDIGFGGLDHVLASGEDVNVLVFDTEVYSNTGGQSSKATPTGSVAKFAASGKPIRKKDLGRMMMSYGYVYVAQVAMGANQNQLIKALKEAESYPGPSLIIAYAPCINHGIKGGMGCAQLESKKAVEAGYWHLYRYNPLLKEEGKNPFILDSKAPTADYKEYILGEVRYSSLTRTFPELAEKLFDQAEKDAKERFEAYQAMAKTE
- a CDS encoding DUF6240 domain-containing protein; this encodes MINSIQARDLVIRQNDIDVSTSISLDWKQGDILEGKIISSEENAAVIEVEGNRLQVKVSQKLGEAGDTLKLEIESISEGEIRLKPLEEEAVRPIRQYDRIKSILRKESIPISDQNIEIAQKMIENGITVEKETFEQVIQAKKQIDQLINTMTKEEAKELLESPYDVEKISLDVITRFLSKSAKTKQKVSDKEIEEELKKHIDHEEENIKKAVKALLENDLPVTKKNIDSLILVQEKIEAVKAMDDQAIAQFVKRDLPATLNNLYTSIFSSGKAESAAKPKSPYEDAGIYPEPMDYEFTREEIISLLKSQKIPAEDEYIEAAKILIKNHIEVDPERVQTIVTLKEQINKINDEEVLDQSTRLLKENKNPGTIELTEQIRSVENPLTYEEIHQIVQDIKEIDDETIKKVIRENIPINIKNLREEKAAQAEQKNEAKSEKDAVETSPSFITAKRQIEEIRLKMTLEAAIKLNQKIQIDTAPLQEVVEELKALEKEYYGDCLKKAGAEPSEENIEQMEALYKKLEVVKDLDERVLPKVIKKEINFIIDDLYKEQISGEIIEPFKAEAAVSAYEEMQTRPEQRFGDTIRKVEGQIEDLLRAQEIEPTKENIRCARILIQNNIDVTEENILQLKLLDEKVTYVGANLHPAIAAEMIKEGFRPDQIPIDEVIEYINHFEELLGSDVRDKLSEFILELDQEKVLTEEEREGMIAIYRMLHTIEKTNGKVIGWLMKNNMNFTLNNLMEGAKYLARTGGKRQDMDVSIDDAFGVVKELNFPEKSIKAQLEKAFGEKEITKNQELLSSKVLEDLYKDQISEELSDSEEMALKGNNKENNQEIEIHSKDHANQEEPIKLALKEANLKPTRENILYAKILRQNNMEVTRDNITMLEKMAVQISSGQENPQLNSEEGIRTLQEIINDIKETEGLRKDLLGPELQEALNKFTGQIDQADSLTAQQRENIIKIYHALGNLEMSSQNQEGINPKILKDLYREQILELISDQNDEPINNDPSINQEAGLTENEEESIRLALKEAGMEPVRENMRYAKILNQNNIAVTNQNIQDLKAIDHEISIARQNLDLSAPSETMKTEYLERIIKDFAKLASPDQLKGWLSSHPDFLEEDIESIYREYVKEALNHKSFEPKSLEDSTPLTSSVKDEEVKEFLNTLESLKKVKQATLFFMEKNQIPMNIKNLQIVSSMFENPFEFGEHLEKFSHIIREARGEEDIHTIIREAINDMKDEKEVEEVLDEVKEKVQEIKEEFLHSSSEQKQNAWKTGNTIEKIMDIQKQIQKQEGFYQIPVVINNKITNMNIYVMKDRKHEKQSQKDGISAFISMGTEHIGTIRMYIHMDEKNVDFKISGESKEITDYLRSHESLLRKSIEEIGYKVVKGQIQEDEPNENMEKNPLLIPLKKHLDSGFEIII
- the fliS gene encoding flagellar export chaperone FliS; protein product: MIENRTAQIVNATPGQLIVITYELIIETLEEAQKQLAVKDEKKFKRTIDKAQKLLRELMESLDLSYSISLDLMGLYLYINKMIIKSYITLKEEPLEEAKKLLNTLLIGWKEAVASEEVAGPVIENAQQIYAGLTYGKGSLNESIMENANRGFKA
- a CDS encoding pro-sigmaK processing inhibitor BofA family protein; this translates as MTSDDLLIFLIIAGLVILTFMVFTKPLKILLRTLIQGIGGVLGLLVFNFLLSPFGWYVGINWATIFVIAVLGIPGMILLYLLNIFF
- a CDS encoding DUF2508 family protein; the protein is MNSIIEISKKGFFPFKFKTRQTCHITEEDELKEELLKTKRQIDLVFNAFENTTEKDLIDSCIYEMKALQTRYKYYLNKMKEKENVAVKS
- the glgA gene encoding glycogen synthase GlgA, which gives rise to MSQNDLKILFVSSEAIPFAKTGGLGDVAGALPYALKKLGADVRVAIPKYKCVLQQYLNDSEIVAEFPVYLEWRKQFAHIYEYDSSVPVYFIGNDNYFDRDGLYGYNDDHERFAFFCKAVLDMLPRIGFKPDIIHCNDWQTGPICLLLKERYHEDLYYRSISTLYTIHNIQYQGIFGRETLDLLGVSDWCFHSEGVEFYGNVSYMKAGLVYSDAINTVSKTYAEEIKTSQYGYGLDGVLQKRSSVLYGIVNGIDYEAFNPETDKALYIPYSKESLHLKKENKYRLQKDLGLPQRDVPMIGLISRLVDQKGLDLIAEKMHDLMQEDIQFVVLGTGQHQYEEMFKYMQDTFPEKVSANILFNVDLAQKIYGGSDLFLMPSLFEPCGLGQLISLRYGTIPIVRKTGGLADTIQSFNEETCEGNGFVFNDYNSDAMLWEIIRALNVYYNKDKWELLVKNAMNSDYSWEDSAKKYMELYKSISH
- a CDS encoding flagellin, translated to MKINHNIPALRALHQLNKTNTVMDKTMERLSSGLRINRAADDAAGLAIAQKMDTQVRGLKQANRNAMDGISLIQTAEGALNEVHAMLQRIRELAVQVSNGTYDATDRKAVQDEVKQLQDEIQRISDHIEFNERKLLNGEIDRRAFPDDETVATIISLSDTVQPGTYTLNIQNDAAKAIATTNGAVNFGSFPITAVNAGTININGEEVKIEVGDTADEVFNKLRTLCETVGVNITAHVSYDDTTNPPTYGAATKFGDGMFLKLEAKEYGAEYSIDINATNSKLLAALGLQTEKVSGADAVATISPATGGFSATATVATKGNVVTVTDIDGFEMKFEAKQGAAGQSVNVKVLDAGPLDLQIGANEGQFMEIRIQNLSPQALGIDKINLSTADGAQKAITVVDEAINMISSVRSKLGAYQNRLEHTVANLDVAAENMTASLSRIQDADMAEEMSEYTQKNVISQAGMAMLAQANQRPQQILQLLQG